In Lycium ferocissimum isolate CSIRO_LF1 chromosome 11, AGI_CSIRO_Lferr_CH_V1, whole genome shotgun sequence, a single genomic region encodes these proteins:
- the LOC132036057 gene encoding histidine kinase 2, translating to MRFSALSGFALKLSRHFLKICRWILLKMSLNCKLAGMNGSFSSSFRLKKARESLQGPNCGWRWQTKLLFLWLIFFGIGFFWLVISLNGVVYSWKQEASEPNEDKSYFLLERFNVSNEQIQALATLFFEKDQISSLKYSKGDGHEMPMTTTITCLLKVLGSESLKYEQQYEMLVGNIEAEGQCPVPDEEALRNSDVSLDDKSLPFVLHRLSSLVSTDPQFFEKKASEIREIGNHNPDHFDSNAFCVTKLCWWVLLGVVVSWKILQLWTKCWKILQLRTKCGENQQHNFIQPQTLQSHQLHPLQQLQQQQAQISSRTGGKWRKKLLVMFVLGGVILAIWLYMYLSADIALRRKETLTSMCDERARMLQDQFNVSMNHVHALAILVSTFHHGKQPSAIDQKTFEEYTERTAFERPLTSGVAYALRVRHSEREEFEKLHGWTIKKMESEDQTLTQDCIPANLDPAPDHDEYAPVIFSQETVSHIVSIDMMSGKEDRENILRARASGKGVLTSPFKLLKSNHLGVVLTFAVYNTHLPPYATPMDRINATVGYIGASYDVPSLVEKLLHQLASKQTIVVNVYDTTNKSAPIKMYGMDENDTGLLHVSSLDFGDPTRNHEMHCRFKHKPSPPWTAITLSGGVLVITLLIGHIFHAAINRIVEVEGQYQEMMELKHRAEAADVAKSQFLATVSHEIRTPMNGVLGMLQMLMDTNLDPTQLDYAQTAHASGKDLISLINEVLDQAKIESGRLELEAVPFDLRAVLDNVSSLFSGKSHKKGIELAVYVSDLVPEVVIGDPGRFRQIITNLVGNSIKFTNDKGHIFVTVHLADEVRNPRDVTDEILKQSLTFVQERSNNTLSGFPVVDRWQSWQKFERLSSTEEEVGKIKLLVTIEDTGVGIPLEAQGRIFTPFMQADSSTSRTYGGTGIGLSISKRLVDLMGGEIGFFSEPGTGSTFSFTAAFARGEEGSLERKWQQYDPSVSEFSGLRALVIDDKSIRAEVTRYHLQRLEICVNITSTMRSACSYLSNTSALEHLAVVFVDKDSWDNETSLTLSNMLKELRPNGSATALGKPPKICLLCMSSAERDELKSAGIVDQVFVKPVRLSGLITCFQEAIGYRNKKQVTRGKPTLGSLLTGKHILVVDDNVVNRRVAEGALKKYGAIVTCVDSGKAALPHLNPPHKFDACFMDLQMPEMDGFEATRQIRSLENKYNEKVDCGELLPSISAKVAHWHTPILAMTADVIQATNEECMKCGMDDYVSKPFEEGQLYSTVARFFESG from the exons ATGAGATTTTCTGCTCTGAGTGGGTTTGCTCTTAAGCTATCAAGGCATTTTTTGAAGATATGTAGGTGGATTCTATTAAAGATGTCCTTAAACTGCAAATTGGCTGGCATGAATGGAAGCTTCTCTTCAAGTTTTAGGCTGAAAAAGGCCAGAGAGTCTTTGCAAGGACCAAATTGTGGGTGGAGATGGCAAACAAAGCTTTTGTTTTTATGGCTCATTTTCTTTGGAATTGGATTTTTTTGGTTGGTTATTAGCTTAAATGGTGTGGTTTATAGTTGGAAGCAGGAAGCTTCAGAACCAAATGAAGATAaatcttattttcttcttgaacGTTTCAATGTCAGCAATGAGCAAATTCAAGCTTTAGCTACCTTATTCTTTGAAAAAGATCAG ATTTCATCCTTGAAATACTCAAAAGGTGATGGGCATGAAATGCCTATGACTACTACCATTACTTGCCTTCTCAAGGTGCTAGGTTCAGAGAGTCTGAAATACGAGCAGCAATATGAGATGCTTGTAGGGAATATTGAAGCAGAAGGCCAGTGCCCAGTTCCAGATGAGGAGGCACTGAGAAATAGTGACGTTTCACTAGATGACAAGTCGTTACCATTTGTTTTGCATCGCTTATCTTCACTAGTCTCAACAGATCCCCAGTTCTTTGAAAAG AAAGCATCAGAAATAAGAGAAATTGGGAATCATAACCCAGATCATTTTGATAGTAATGCCTTTTGTGTCACAAAACTATGCTGGTGGGTCCTTCTCGGGGTTGTGGTCAGCTGGAAGATACTTCAGTTATGGACAAAATGCTGGAAGATACTTCAGTTACGGACAAAATGCGGGGAAAATCAACAGCACAACTTCATTCAGCCGCAAACACTACAGTCTCATCAACTTCATCCACTACAGCAGTTGCAGCAGCAGCAAGCTCAGATTTCCTCTCGAACTGGTGGGAAGTGGAGGAAAAAGCTTCTTGTAATGTTTGTCTTGGGTGGGGTGATCCTGGCCATCTGGTTGTATATGTACCTCAGTGCAGACATTGCATTGAGGAGGAAAGAAACACTGACAAGCATGTGTGACGAACGAGCGCGAATGTTGCAGGACCAGTTCAACGTAAGCATGAACCATGTTCATGCATTGGCTATTCTCGTTTCCACATTTCACCATGGAAAGCAACCTTCCGCAATAGACCAG AAAACTTTTGAAGAATATACTGAGAGAACAGCTTTTGAGAGGCCACTTACAAGTGGTGTTGCCTATGCTTTAAGGGTTCGTCACTCAGAGAGAGAGGAGTTTGAGAAGCTGCATGGGTGGACTATCAAGAAAATGGAATCAGAGGACCAAACTTTAACACAGGATTGTATCCCTGCAAACTTGGATCCTGCTCCTGATCACGATGAATATGCACCTGTCATATTTTCACAAGAAACGGTTTCCCATATCGTCTCGATTGATATGATGTCTGGAAAG GAAGACCGTGAGAACATTTTGCGAGCAAGGGCTTCTGGCAAGGGGGTTTTGACGTCACCCTTTAAGCTCTTGAAATCCAATCACCTGGGTGTTGTTCTTACATTTGCGGTCTATAATACTCATCTCCCTCCTTATGCTACCCCAATGGACCGCATCAATGCTACTGTTGG GTACATTGGTGCTTCTTACGATGTTCCATCATTAGTCGAAAAGCTTCTGCATCAGCTTGCGAGCAAGCAAACTATTGTGGTAAATGTTTATGATACAACTAACAAGTCTGCTCCAATTAAAATGTATGGCATGGATGAGAACGACACAGGATTACTGCATGTTAGCAGCCTTGATTTTGGGGATCCTACACGGAACCACGAGATGCATTGCAG GTTCAAGCATAAACCTTCTCCACCCTGGACAGCAATAACTCTATCTGGTGGAGTCCTTGTTATCACTCTGCTTATTGGTCATATCTTCCATGCTGCCATCAACCGAATTGTTGAAGTTGAGGGTCAGTATCAGGAAATGATGGAGCTCAAACATCGTGCTGAGGCTGCAGATGTAGCAAAATCTCAG TTTCTTGCAACGGTTTCTCATGAAATCAGGACTCCGATGAATGGTGTTTTAG GGATGCTTCAAATGCTCATGGACACAAACCTTGACCCTACGCAACTGGATTATGCACAAACTGCTCATGCTAGTGGGAAAGATCTGATATCATTGATTAATGAAGTGCTGGATCAGGCTAAGATTGAATCGGGAAGGCTTGAGCTGGAGGCTGTTCCTTTTGATCTTCGTGCTGTACTTGATAATGTTTCATCACTCTTCTCAGGAAAATCTCATAAAAAAGGGATTGAG TTGGCTGTTTATGTTTCTGATCTAGTCCCGGAAGTTGTTATCGGAGATCCAGGGCGGTTCCGGCAGATAATTACGAATCTAGTTGGAAACTCAATTAAG TTCACAAATGACAAAGGGCACATATTTGTCACAGTACATTTAGCTGATGAAGTGAGGAACCCTCGTGATGTGACGGATGAAATCTTGAAACAAAGCTTAACCTTTGTTCAAGAAAGGTCAAATAATACCTTAAGTGGGTTTCCTGTAGTTGACAGATGGCAAAGTTGGCAAAAGTTTGAAAGGCTGAGCAGCACAGAGGAAGAAGTGGGAAAGATCAAGTTGTTAGTGACCATAGAAGACACTGGCGTGGGAATTCCTCTTGAAGCACAAGGCCGCATATTCACGCCTTTTATGCAGGCCGACAGTTCAACATCTCGAACATATGGTGGAACAGGGATAGGACTGAGCATTAGCAAACGGTTGGTGGACCTCATGGGGGGAGAAATAGGCTTTTTCAGTGAACCTGGCACAGGGAGTACATTTTCATTTACTGCAGCCTTTGCAAGAGGAGAAGAAGGTTCATTAGAGCGTAAATGGCAACAGTACGATCCATCTGTTTCGGAATTTAGTGGGTTAAGAGCATTGGTGATTGATGATAAAAGCATTCGGGCAGAGGTCACAAGATACCATTTGCAAAGACTCGAAATATGCGTCAACATAACTTCCACAATGCGTTCAGCATGTTCATATCTCTCTAATACTAG TGCATTGGAACATTTAGCTGTGGTTTTTGTTGACAAAGATAGTTGGGATAACGAAACTTCTCTTACACTAAGTAATATGTTGAAAGAGCTCAGACCAAATGGCTCAGCTACTGCTTTAGGAAAGCCTCCAAAAATCTGCCTCTTATGTATGAGCTCTGCGGAGAGAGATGAGCTCAAATCAGCTGGAATTGTGGACCAAGTGTTTGTAAAGCCTGTGCGGTTGAGCGGGTTGATAACATGCTTTCAAGAAGCCATTGGCTACCGAAATAAGAAGCAAGTAACCCGAGGAAAACCTACTCTTGGAAGTCTGCTGACAGGAAAGCATATATTGGTGGTGGACGATAATGTTGTAAACAGAAGAGTGGCAGAAGGTGCTCTAAAGAAGTACGGGGCGATAGTGACCTGTGTAGACAGTGGAAAGGCTGCTTTGCCACATCTTAATCCTCCACACAAGTTTGATGCTTGTTTTATGGACCTCCAAATGCCTGAAATGGATGG GTTTGAAGCGACACGACAAATACGCAGTCTAGAAAACAAATACAATGAAAAAGTCGATTGTGGTGAGTTACTTCCCAGCATATCGGCCAAAGTGGCTCATTGGCACACTCCAATATTAGCAATGACAGCAGATGTAATTCAAGCAACAAATGAAGAGTGCATGAAGTGCGGGATGGATGATTATGTATCAAAACCGTTTGAAGAAGGGCAGCTTTATTCAACAGTGGCACGCTTCTTTGAGTCAGGTTga